A part of Rhinatrema bivittatum chromosome 16, aRhiBiv1.1, whole genome shotgun sequence genomic DNA contains:
- the LOC115077237 gene encoding olfactory receptor 10A4-like, protein MAQENQTRAISGFILLGFSDLSLQMQRLLFVLLLLIYALAVMGNLLVFTILTVEPVLHTPMYFFLRNLSFLEICFTTVTAPRTLVVLLAEDRSISFLGCALQMYFFNFLGSEECVLLGIMAYDRYVAICNPLRYSIVMSNKRCIHIAVSSWIMCIFLQLGQVTFILSLPFCRSKLIHHFFCDMLPILRLSCTDIYVNNILKLTAIVLFLLIPFLVILSSYIYIISTVLRIHSKVGRSKAFSTCISHLAVVTLFYGTLMLAYFQQNTGSVNERIVAFIYCFVSPMLNPLIYSLRNKEVKGSLRRKMWEKWSLFKV, encoded by the coding sequence ATGGCACAGGAAAATCAGACCCGTGCAATAAGTGGATTTATCCTTTTGGGATTCTCAGATCTCTCTCTGCAGATGCAGCGATTACTTTTTGTGCTGTTGCTTCTCATCTACGCCCTTGCAGTGATGGGAAACCTGCTCGTCTTTACTATCCTCACAGTGGAGCCTGTCCTCCATACACCCATGTACTTCTTTCTCAGGAATTTGTCCTTCTTAGAGATCTGTTTTACGACAGTTACAGCCCCCAGAACACTAGTGGTCCTCTTGGCTGAGGACAGAAGCATCTCGTTCCTTGGATGCGCCTTGCAAATGTATTTCTTCAATTTTTTGGGCAGTGAGGAATGCGTGCTTCTAGGTATCATGGCCTATGATCGCTATGTCGCAATATGTAACCCCTTGCGTTACTCCATTGTCATGAGCAACAAAAGGTGTATTCATATAGCAGTGAGTTCCTGGATTATGTGCATTTTCTTGCAGCTTGGACAGGTCACTTTCATATTAAGTTTACCTTTCTGTAGGTCTAAGTTAATCCATCATTTCTTCTGTGATATGTTACCCATACTGAGGTTGTCTTGTACAGATATTTATGTCAATAACATACTCAAGTTGACTGCAATTGTTCTTTTCCTACTCATACCATTCCTGGTCATTCTCTCCTCATACATTTATATTATCTCCACCGTGCTGAGGATTCATTCCAAAGTTGGGAGAAGCAAGGCCTTCTCAACCTGCATCTCTCACCTTGCTGTGGTTACCTTATTCTATGGGACTCTCATGCTTGCATATTTTCAGCAAAATACAGGCTCTGTGAATGAGAGAATTGTTgcctttatttattgctttgtcAGTCCTATGTTAAACCCGCTGATCTACAGCCTGAGAAACAAAGAGGTGAAAGGGTCCCTGAGaagaaaaatgtgggagaaatGGTCTCTTTTCAAGGTGTGA
- the LOC115077235 gene encoding olfactory receptor 13C9-like, which yields MALENQTSAMNGFILLGFSDLSLEMQRFLFVLLLLIYILALVGNLLVFTILTVEPALHTPMYFFLRNLSFLEICFTTVTAPKTLVVLLAEDRSITFFGCALQMYLFYIFGCEECVFLGIMAYDRYVAICNPLRYSFLMSNKRCVLMAGGSWIMCALLQLGQITFILSLPFCRSKLIHHFFCDGLPVMRLSCTDIYANDTIRMVTSVIFLLIPFLVILSSYIYIMSTVLKMHSQDGRSKAFSTCSSHLAVVILFFGTTMVAYFQPNTGSANERIVAFIYCFVNPMLNPMIYSLRSKEVKGALRRRLWEKTSFFRL from the coding sequence ATGGCACTGGAAAATCAAACCAGTGCAATGAATGGATTTATCCTTTTGGGATTCTCGGATCTCTCTCTGGAGATGCAACGATTCCTTTTTGTGCTACTGCTTCTCATCTACATCCTCGCCTTGGTGGGAAACCTGCTTGTATTCACCATTCTCACAGTGGAGCCTGCTCTCCACACACCCATGTACTTCTTTCTCAGGAACTTGTCCTTCTTAGAGATCTGTTTTACGACGGTTACAGCCCCCAAAACACTAGTGGTCCTCTTGGCTGAGGACAGAAGCATCACATTCTTTGGATGCGccttgcaaatgtatttattttatatctttgGCTGTGAAGAATGTGTGTTTCTTGGTATCATGGCCTATGATCGCTATGTCGCAATATGTAACCCCTTGCGTTACTCCTTCCTCATGAGTAACAAAAGGTGTGTTCTTATGGCAGGGGGTTCCTGGATTATGTGTGCTTTGTTGCAGCTTGGACAGATAACTTTCATATTAAGTTTGCCTTTCTGCAGGTCTAAGCTAATCCATCATTTCTTCTGTGATGGTCTACCCGTGATGAGGTTGTCTTGTACGGACATTTATGCCAATGACACAATTAGGATGGTTACATCTGTAATTTTCCTGCTCATACCATTCCTGGTCATTCTCTCCTCATACATTTACATTATGTCCACCGTGCTAAAGATGCATTCCCAAGATGGGAGAAGCAAGGCCTTCTCAACTTGCTCCTCTCACCTTGCTGTGGTTATCTTGTTTTTTGGAACTACCATGGTTGCATATTTTCAGCCAAATACAGGCTCTGCAAATGAGAGAATTGTTgcctttatttattgctttgtcAATCCTATGTTAAACCCGATGATCTACAGCCTGAGGAGCAAAGAGGTGAAAGGGGCCCTGAGGAGAAGATTGTGGGAGAAAACCTCTTTCTTCAGGTTGTGA
- the LOC115077236 gene encoding olfactory receptor 13C9-like, producing the protein MELENQTRAISGFILLGFSDLSLQIQRFLFLLLLLIYILAMVGNLLVFVILTVDPVLHTPMYFFLRNFSFLEICFTTVTAPRTLVVLLAEDRSISFLGCALQMYFFFSLGSEECVLLGIMAYDRFVAICNPLRYSIVMSNKKCIHMAVGSWIMSVVFQFGQITFILSLPFCRSKLIHHFFCDGLTVLRLSCADIYVNDIIRLVASVIFLLIPFVVILSSYIYIISTVLRMHSTDGRSKAFSTCASHLTVVTLFYGTAMLAYFQQNLGSANERIVAFIYCFVNPMLNPMIYSLRSKEVKGALRKRLWEKMSLFRL; encoded by the coding sequence atggaactggaaaatcAGACCCGTGCAATTAGTGGATTTATCCTTTTGGGATTCTCAGATCTCTCTCTTCAGATTCAGCGAttcctttttttgctgctgcttctcATCTACATCCTTGCTATGGTGGGAAACCTGCTCGTCTTTGTCATACTCACAGTGGACCCGGTCCTCCACACGCCCATGTACTTCTTTCtcaggaatttctccttcttagAGATCTGTTTTACAACAGTTACAGCCCCCAGAACACTAGTGGTCCTCTTGGCTGAGGACAGAAGCATCTCATTTCTTGGATGTGCCTTGCAAatgtatttcttcttttctttgggcagTGAGGAATGCGTGCTTCTTGGTATCATGGCCTATGATCGCTTTGTCGCAATATGTAACCCCTTGCGTTACTCCATTGTCATGAGCAACAAAAAGTGCATTCATATGGCAGTAGGTTCCTGGATTATGAGTGTTGTGTTTCAGTTTGGACAGATAACTTTCATATTAAGTTTACCTTTCTGCAGGTCTAAGCTAATCCATCATTTCTTCTGTGATGGTCTAACTGTATTGAGGTTGTCTTGTGCTGACATTTATGTCAATGACATAATCAGATTGGTTGCATCTGTAATTTTCCTTCTCATACCCTTTGTGGTCATTCTGTCTTCTTATATTTACATTATCTCCACCGTGCTGAGGATGCATTCCACAGATGGGAGAAGCAAGGCCTTCTCAACCTGTGCCTCTCACCTTACTGTGGTTACCTTATTCTATGGGACTGCCATGCTTGCATATTTTCAGCAAAATTTAGGCTCTGCAAATGAGAGAATTGTTgcctttatttattgctttgtcAATCCTATGTTAAACCCGATGATCTACAGCCTGAGGAGCAAAGAGGTCAAAGGGGCCTTGAGGAAAAGATTGTGGGAGAAAATGTCTCTCTTTAGGTTATGA